A window from Thermodesulfobacteriota bacterium encodes these proteins:
- a CDS encoding ABC transporter ATP-binding protein: MKSTTLIKPYFIENRVVIVGGLVCLIIVDVLQLFIPRILKWAIDDLTALQIDAKGLFLYSVWMAGIALMIGVFRYLWRRCLLGTSRRVEEGLRNTFFAHIQMLSASFFDKTRTGDLMAHATNDIQQIRMATGMGMVALNDSIVLGMASIGFMAYINITLTLLVLIPMPFIVVGTLFFSRKMHQRYLEVQGAFSDLTEVVRERFAGIRIVKAYNLQNLEAQKVNAISKQYVQKNLSLVKIVGSFFPMMLLFTNISLAMVLYFGGRQAISLTITPGDFVAFISYLGILTWPMMALGWVTNLIQRGRASLDRLNGILQTRPEIANQPAAKPANHIQGRIVFDHVSFSYKNTLSPALGEIDIDLAPGKMLGIVGPPGSGKTTLLSLIPRLYDVSDGQVLLDQQDVRSIQLNGLRSKISFVPQEPFLFAGTVRENITLGNRQVSQQELVRASAMASFYQTVQSFPHGFDTVTGEKGVILSGGQKQRIALARAFLRETPVLIFDDPISQVDLETGAAIIKSIADMAGLRTIIIVSHRLSAVRFADQIVTLDQGRMVESGTHARLMENNRYYAKTYRLQEIEEGLEAT; encoded by the coding sequence ATGAAATCGACGACTCTAATCAAACCATATTTCATAGAAAACCGTGTGGTGATTGTTGGCGGACTGGTCTGTCTGATTATTGTGGATGTGTTGCAGCTTTTTATTCCCCGAATCTTAAAATGGGCCATTGACGATCTCACCGCGCTGCAAATCGATGCAAAAGGGCTTTTCTTGTACAGTGTGTGGATGGCCGGAATTGCTTTAATGATTGGTGTTTTTCGTTATCTGTGGCGGCGTTGCCTCCTGGGTACCTCCAGGCGGGTGGAAGAGGGCCTGCGAAACACATTCTTTGCCCATATTCAGATGCTTTCCGCTTCCTTTTTCGATAAGACCCGGACAGGGGATCTAATGGCCCATGCCACCAACGATATTCAACAGATCCGCATGGCCACAGGTATGGGCATGGTTGCACTCAACGATTCCATTGTGCTCGGCATGGCGTCCATCGGTTTCATGGCATACATCAATATCACACTCACCCTGCTGGTACTGATCCCCATGCCGTTCATTGTGGTGGGAACACTGTTTTTCAGCAGAAAAATGCACCAAAGATACCTTGAAGTTCAGGGGGCATTTTCCGATTTAACCGAGGTGGTCAGGGAGCGGTTTGCCGGAATTAGGATTGTAAAAGCCTATAACCTGCAAAACTTGGAAGCCCAAAAAGTTAATGCCATATCCAAGCAGTATGTGCAAAAAAATCTAAGTCTGGTCAAAATTGTCGGTTCTTTTTTTCCCATGATGCTGCTGTTTACCAATATCAGCCTGGCCATGGTGCTTTATTTCGGCGGCCGCCAGGCAATTTCCCTTACCATCACCCCGGGAGATTTTGTGGCATTTATCAGCTACCTTGGAATCCTTACCTGGCCGATGATGGCCCTGGGATGGGTCACCAACCTGATTCAGCGGGGCAGGGCATCTCTCGACCGATTAAACGGCATTTTACAGACCCGGCCTGAGATTGCCAATCAGCCCGCTGCCAAACCGGCCAATCATATCCAGGGACGCATCGTTTTTGATCATGTTTCATTTTCCTATAAAAATACTCTTTCCCCCGCACTGGGTGAAATCGATATCGATCTTGCGCCCGGAAAAATGCTGGGCATCGTGGGTCCGCCGGGAAGTGGAAAAACAACCCTGTTAAGCCTGATTCCAAGGCTTTATGATGTGTCGGATGGACAGGTATTGCTGGATCAACAAGATGTTCGATCGATTCAGCTCAACGGGCTGAGGTCTAAAATTTCCTTCGTCCCCCAGGAGCCGTTTTTGTTTGCCGGAACCGTCAGGGAAAATATCACCCTTGGCAACCGGCAGGTTAGCCAACAGGAGTTGGTCAGGGCATCCGCCATGGCATCGTTTTACCAGACCGTTCAATCATTTCCCCACGGTTTTGATACGGTCACCGGCGAAAAGGGGGTCATCCTGTCCGGAGGGCAAAAACAGCGGATTGCCCTGGCACGTGCATTTTTGCGGGAAACGCCCGTGCTGATTTTTGATGATCCCATCAGCCAGGTGGATCTGGAAACAGGGGCGGCGATCATCAAATCCATAGCGGACATGGCCGGTTTACGGACGATCATTATTGTTTCCCACCGGTTATCCGCCGTCCGATTTGCCGATCAAATTGTCACCCTGGACCAGGGACGGATGGTGGAGTCCGGTACCCACGCGCGGCTGATGGAAAACAACCGATACTACGCCAAAACATATCGCCTGCAGGAAATTGAAGAAGGGTTGGAGGCGACGTAA